From one Dermacentor andersoni chromosome 1, qqDerAnde1_hic_scaffold, whole genome shotgun sequence genomic stretch:
- the LOC126543203 gene encoding uncharacterized protein, which produces MHSETPATTALPAAPSDQGPLSAGLTPRGAAFSIEALLGLGPESPDSSTPAPSSGSESCGGAESRRRPDTCNGGGGGRRQSSEPRPKRVRTIFSAEQLERLEAEFQQQQYMVGPERLYLAASLRLTEAQVKVWFQNRRIKWRKQHLDMQRLAHAASKLPPL; this is translated from the coding sequence ATGCACAGCGAGACGCCCGCAACGACCGCCCTGCCGGCGGCTCCGTCCGACCAGGGCCCGCTCAGCGCGGGCCTGACGCCCCGCGGGGCCGCCTTCAGCATCGAGGCTCTGCTGGGCCTGGGACCCGAATCACCCGATTCATCCACGCCCGCACCTTCTTCCGGCTCCGAGAGCTGCGGCGGCGCCGAGAGTCGCCGAAGGCCCGACACCTGCAACGGCGGCGGTGGGGGCCGCCGCCAGAGCTCGGAGCCGCGGCCAAAGCGTGTGCGCACCATCTTCAGCGCCGAGCAGTTGGAGCGCCTCGAGGCCGAATTCCAGCAGCAGCAATACATGGTGGGACCCGAACGACTGTACCTGGCCGCTTCACTGCGACTCACGGAGGCCCAAGTCAAGGTGTGGTTCCAGAACAGGCGCATCAAGTGGCGCAAACAACATCTTGACATGCAGAGGCTCGCCCACGCCGCTTCCAAGCTGCCACCgctgtga